One Chaetodon trifascialis isolate fChaTrf1 chromosome 12, fChaTrf1.hap1, whole genome shotgun sequence DNA window includes the following coding sequences:
- the nup62l gene encoding nucleoporin 62 like, whose amino-acid sequence MSGGFNFGQAPTGFAFGAQKTTAAVSGTSFGMTGSTPAASGGGFTFGTATQATSNPTGSFSFGTPAKSTPAGGGFSFGTPAAATTTFGLGTAPQTTATGLASGSTVAPAAGSGFTLGTGLSAQTTAAVPAGGGFAFGTAPQVQPQPQPPAAAAAAAAAAAATAAASTAAATTASGGLSFGGFSFGATKVQVTTAATTAPAPGGGFSFGASAPSNLSLGSQPQPQLQSQPQPQAQAQAQPQLQSQPQPQPQLQLQAASTAAPTASQGGGFTFGIKPSSTPAPPAVTQVAPASGPSLFAAPIPTAAAPATATAAGTGFTLGTPSATSTVPASTTAAGGGLSFMLKPLGAATPASAPAVTTAAATTGVATGFTLGLKPVSTASTTATAPATTITTTTAPPVMTYAQLEGLINKWSLELEDQERHFLQQATQVNAWDRMLVENGEKITALHKEMEKVKLDQRRLNQELDFILSQQKELEDLLCPLEESVKEQSGTIYMQNADEERERTYKLAENVDAQLKRMSQDLKEIIEHLNTSSGPADTSDPLQQICKILNTHMDSLQWIDQNSVLLQRRVEEVSKLCDNQRKEQEKTFRLTFD is encoded by the exons atgagtggCGGATTCAACTTTGGGCAAGCCCCCACGGGCTTCGCTTTCGGGGCTCAGAAGACCACGGCTGCCGTCTCGGGAACGAGCTTTGGGATGACAGGCTCCACACCTGCCGCTTCTGGAGGGGGCTTCACCTTCGGCACTGCCACTCAGGCCACCTCCAACCCTACCGGCTCCTTCAGCTTTGGCACCCCAGCGAAGAGCACCCCAGCCGGCGGAGGCTTCTCTTTTGGGACCCccgccgccgccaccaccaCATTCGGCCTGGGTACGGCTCCTCAAACCACCGCGACAGGGCTGGCTTCAGGCTCCACAGTAGCTCCAGCTGCGGGGTCAGGGTTCACCCTGGGTACGGGTTTGTCTGCACAGACCACCGCTGCCGTCCCTGCAGGAGGGGGCTTCGCCTTTGGCACTGCACCCCAAGTTcaaccccaaccccaaccccctgcggcagcagcggcagcggcagcagcagcagcagcaactgcagcagcatcaacagCCGCAGCAACGACGGCATCCGGTGGCCTCTCGTTCGGGGGGTTCAGCTTTGGAGCGACAAAGGTGCAGGTGACCACAGCAGCGACCACTGCTCCTGCCCCAGGAGGGGGCTTCAGCTTTGGTGCCAGTGCTCCCTCTAACCTCAGCTTGGGCAGCCAACCCCAACCCCAGCTCCAGTCCCAACCTCAACCCCAAGCCCAAGCCCAAGCCCAACCCCAGCTCCAGTCCcaaccccaaccccaaccccagctccagctccaggcGGCCTCCACTGCTGCACCCACAGCAAGTCAGGGTGGAGGATTTACCTTTGGGATTAAACCCTCATCAaccccagctcctcctgcagtgaCCCAGGTAGCTCCAGCCTCAGGCCCGTCTCTCTTTGCTGCACCTATCcctacagctgctgctcctgcgACTGCCACCGCGGCAGGTACAGGCTTTACTTTGGGCACACCTTCAGCAACAAGCACTGTCCCTGCatcaaccacagcagcaggtggaggtttATCATTTATGCTGAAACCTCTGGGAGCAGCCACCCCTGCCAGTGCCCCTGCTGTCACAACTGCAGCTGCCACAACAGGTGTAGCTACAGGCTTTACACTGGGGCTCAAACCTGTATCCACTGCAAGTACCACAGCAACTGCTCCAGCCACAACAATCACTACAACCACTGCCCCCCCAGTGATGACCTACGCCCAGCTAGAGGGTCTCATCAACAAGTGGAGCCTTGAGCTTGAAGACCAAGAGAGACATTTCTTACAGCAGGCTACTCAGGTGAACGCCTGGGACCGCATGCTGGTGGAGAACGGCGAGAAGATCACAGCCCTGCATAAGGAGATGGAGAAGGTGAAGCTGGACCAGAGGAGGCTAAACCAGGAGCTGGATTTCATCCTGTCCCagcagaaggagctggaggacttGCTCTGCCCACTCGAGGAGTCAGTGAAAGAGCAAAGCGGAACCATCTACATGCAGAACGCCGACGAGGAACGTGAAAGAACATACAAGCTCGCTGAGAACGTGGATGCACAGCTGAAGAGGATGTCGCAGGACCTGAAGGAGATCATCGAGCACCTGAACACATCCAGTGGCCCAGCAGATACCAGTGACCCA ctTCAGCAGATCTGTAAAATTCTCAACACCCACATGGATTCACTTCAGTGGATTGATCAGAACTCAGTTCTTCTGCAGAGAAGAGTGGAGGAAGTGTCCAAACTGTGTGACAACCAGCGCAAGGAGCAGGAGAAAACCTTCCGCCTCACGTTTGACTGA